One Sodalinema gerasimenkoae IPPAS B-353 DNA segment encodes these proteins:
- a CDS encoding NYN domain-containing protein, translating to MPRSSTPVTLLVDGYNIIGIWSALRDVRDRDGLEAARRELIESLVNYSAFHGYEAQVVFDSQYRNSRGMREVISRNLAVQYTDFNQTADTYIEKLCAVRARQRAPFASRTIVATSDRAQQLTVVGYGAEWMSADQLHLDVKATQQRMRRRQRSKPKRASRPFLGSRLDPIAQQRLAQLRRGY from the coding sequence ATGCCACGTTCTTCAACCCCCGTAACCCTCCTTGTCGATGGGTATAACATCATTGGTATCTGGTCAGCTCTGCGCGATGTCCGCGATCGCGATGGCTTAGAAGCCGCCCGCAGAGAGCTAATTGAATCGTTAGTGAACTACAGTGCCTTTCATGGCTATGAGGCGCAAGTGGTTTTTGATTCTCAATATCGTAATTCCCGAGGGATGCGAGAGGTGATTTCTCGTAACCTAGCGGTGCAATACACAGATTTTAATCAAACCGCAGATACTTATATCGAAAAACTCTGTGCGGTGCGGGCCAGACAACGAGCGCCCTTTGCCTCTCGCACTATTGTCGCCACGAGCGATCGCGCGCAACAATTAACGGTCGTCGGCTATGGTGCGGAGTGGATGTCGGCGGATCAACTCCATTTGGATGTGAAGGCCACTCAGCAACGGATGCGCCGTCGTCAACGCAGTAAACCCAAGCGGGCCAGTCGTCCTTTTCTGGGAAGTCGCCTCGATCCCATTGCCCAGCAACGACTGGCTCAGTTACGCCGAGGTTATTAA
- a CDS encoding Gfo/Idh/MocA family protein — protein sequence MNGDIKVAVIGTGFGQKVHIPGFQIHHRTKVQGVYHRDAAKAKAVANEFNIAQAYSSLEDLFNSPEIDAVSIATPPFLHAEMAQQAIAAGKHVLLEKPMTLNVSEATTLYHLAQEKGIVAAMDFEYRGVPTWMRLAELLEDGYVGQKRLIKIDWLMASRANPERVWDWYAQKDKGGGALGALGSHTFDYIAWLFGPVQRMFAQLHTSISQRPDPSEGGHLKPVDADDTALLTLELADGTPCQVSISSATYGGRGHWVEVYGDAGTLILGSSNQQDYVHGFRLLGAQGGNSPVELEIPHRLAFPRSYPDGRLAPFLRTIDRWVQGIDSGVAIAPSFREGVYSQLLMDLTHESSQQQTWLDVPTLETVLR from the coding sequence ATGAACGGAGATATCAAGGTTGCCGTCATTGGTACGGGATTTGGGCAAAAAGTCCATATTCCCGGATTTCAGATTCACCATCGCACCAAAGTTCAAGGGGTCTATCATCGGGATGCGGCCAAGGCCAAGGCTGTAGCCAATGAGTTCAACATTGCCCAGGCCTATAGTTCCTTAGAGGATCTGTTTAACTCTCCCGAGATTGATGCGGTGAGTATCGCCACACCGCCGTTTCTTCATGCTGAGATGGCCCAACAGGCGATCGCCGCTGGGAAACATGTCCTCTTAGAAAAGCCGATGACGCTCAATGTCTCGGAAGCGACAACCCTTTACCATCTGGCCCAAGAGAAGGGAATTGTGGCGGCGATGGATTTTGAATATCGTGGTGTTCCTACCTGGATGCGTCTGGCGGAACTTCTCGAAGACGGCTATGTCGGCCAGAAACGACTGATTAAAATTGACTGGTTGATGGCCAGTCGCGCCAATCCAGAACGGGTTTGGGACTGGTACGCTCAAAAAGACAAAGGGGGAGGCGCGTTGGGGGCCTTAGGGTCTCATACCTTTGATTATATTGCCTGGTTGTTTGGCCCGGTGCAACGGATGTTCGCCCAGTTACATACGTCGATTTCCCAACGTCCAGACCCCAGTGAGGGAGGTCATCTCAAACCGGTGGATGCTGATGACACGGCCTTATTAACCTTAGAACTAGCCGATGGAACCCCCTGTCAGGTGAGTATCAGTTCTGCAACCTATGGGGGACGCGGCCACTGGGTTGAGGTGTATGGTGATGCGGGAACTCTGATTTTAGGAAGTAGTAACCAGCAAGACTATGTTCATGGCTTCCGGTTATTAGGCGCGCAAGGGGGGAACTCTCCCGTAGAACTCGAGATTCCCCACCGTTTAGCCTTCCCCCGTAGTTATCCCGATGGACGGTTGGCTCCCTTCTTGCGTACCATTGATCGCTGGGTCCAAGGAATCGACAGTGGGGTGGCGATCGCCCCCTCGTTCCGGGAAGGGGTTTATTCTCAACTGTTGATGGATTTAACCCATGAATCGAGTCAGCAGCAAACCTGGCTCGATGTCCCCACTTTAGAGACTGTACTGCGCTAA
- a CDS encoding recombinase family protein gives MAMSLNLARNEGAMRVVVYSYRLSPDDPLPEIEWPDAGEGQRHYYDIGGRSQLQQLLQDCSEEAVDYLLVHEFHELGETVEAISQHLQAFEDMGVRVVATGGTAMQTRPEDPLELWDWLQDLHRETHRRRLRRGHQQQRLQGRPPPGKAPYGYLRGGDRYRVDRSTAPVVKAFFEHFLLYGSLRGAVRHIAQRYGKRISVTTGRRWLTSAVYRGDLAYKDGRVLSNTHGAILSRGEAAQVDRLLRRNRRLPPRTASAPRSLAGLVSCQTCGCGLTVSRVTRRQQSGEYLYLRPRDCPHTPKCSGLPYDEVLRRTVERVCEDLQRLATHLPLPDIAAHCRTGL, from the coding sequence ATGGCAATGTCATTGAACTTAGCGCGGAATGAGGGCGCAATGAGGGTTGTTGTCTATTCCTATCGCCTCAGTCCTGATGACCCCCTCCCGGAGATAGAATGGCCTGATGCTGGGGAGGGTCAGCGGCACTATTATGATATTGGGGGGCGATCGCAACTCCAGCAACTTCTGCAAGACTGTTCTGAGGAAGCAGTCGATTATCTCCTGGTGCATGAGTTCCATGAGTTGGGGGAGACGGTTGAGGCCATTAGTCAGCATCTACAGGCTTTTGAGGACATGGGGGTGAGGGTCGTCGCGACGGGGGGAACGGCGATGCAAACTCGTCCTGAAGACCCCCTAGAGTTATGGGACTGGTTGCAAGACCTCCACCGGGAAACCCATCGGCGACGGCTGCGGCGGGGTCATCAACAGCAGCGGCTTCAAGGTCGTCCGCCTCCGGGAAAGGCCCCCTATGGCTATTTGCGGGGGGGCGATCGCTATCGCGTGGATCGGAGTACGGCCCCGGTGGTCAAAGCCTTTTTTGAGCATTTTCTCCTCTATGGGTCTCTGCGGGGGGCTGTTCGTCATATCGCACAACGCTACGGCAAACGCATTTCGGTCACCACGGGACGACGTTGGTTAACCAGTGCCGTCTATCGCGGGGATTTGGCCTATAAGGATGGTCGGGTTCTCTCCAATACCCATGGGGCCATTCTCTCTCGTGGGGAAGCAGCCCAGGTTGACCGCCTGCTGCGGCGTAATCGTCGCCTTCCTCCCCGTACTGCCAGTGCGCCTCGCTCGTTGGCGGGGTTAGTCTCCTGTCAAACCTGTGGCTGTGGCCTGACGGTGAGTCGCGTCACCCGGCGGCAGCAGTCAGGGGAATATCTCTACTTACGGCCGAGGGACTGTCCTCATACTCCCAAATGTTCAGGACTTCCCTATGATGAGGTGTTGCGGCGCACTGTCGAACGGGTCTGTGAGGATTTGCAACGCCTGGCGACTCACTTACCCCTCCCGGACATTGCGGCGCACTGTCGAACGGGTCTGTGA
- a CDS encoding VOC family protein — MSITGYRHTAILVSDLSRSEWFYGEVLGLTRVERPLNFPGTWYQIGGMQLHLIVSESPSRDLASEKWGRNPHVAFGIDDLDDMLNRLQAADCPVQRSASGRPALFTRDPDGNVIELSAE; from the coding sequence ATGAGCATTACTGGATATCGACATACTGCCATTCTTGTCTCTGACCTTAGCCGTTCTGAATGGTTCTATGGTGAGGTGTTGGGACTGACTCGGGTGGAACGTCCTCTGAACTTTCCGGGGACTTGGTATCAAATCGGTGGGATGCAATTGCATCTGATTGTTTCGGAGTCCCCCTCCCGAGACCTGGCCTCTGAGAAATGGGGCCGCAATCCTCATGTGGCCTTTGGGATTGATGACCTGGATGATATGTTAAACCGCTTACAGGCCGCCGATTGTCCGGTTCAACGCAGTGCCTCGGGACGACCGGCGTTGTTTACCCGCGACCCCGATGGCAATGTCATTGAACTTAGCGCGGAATGA
- a CDS encoding aldo/keto reductase — protein sequence MKYRRFGRTELQMPVFSCGGMRYQHSWKDVSPGEIPQENQRNLEAVIRRSLDLGINHIETARGYGTSEVQLGRILPQVPRDELIVQTKVVPTANPGEFRETFHQSLANLKLDYVDLLGIHGLNTPQLLEETLRPGGCLEEAQRLQEEGKVRYIGFSTHGATELIERAIASDQFDYVNLHWYYINQANWSAIEAARHHDMGIFIISPSNKGGLLYQPSPRLVELCQPLSPLVFNNLFCLSHPQVHTLSLGAARPADFDEHLKTLPLLERADEILPPILERLETAAIARLGEDWYSSWFKGLPEYHQTPGEVNIPVILWLRNLAIAYDMIDYGKMRYNLLGNGGHWFPGKPAKEVNQRSLLQVLRDSPHAQIIPDLLQETHQLLGGRDVQRLSQQ from the coding sequence GTGAAATACCGACGTTTTGGACGCACCGAGTTACAGATGCCCGTGTTCTCCTGTGGGGGGATGCGCTATCAACATTCTTGGAAAGATGTGTCACCGGGAGAAATTCCCCAGGAGAATCAGCGCAATTTGGAGGCGGTGATTCGGCGATCGCTCGATCTGGGCATTAACCATATTGAAACAGCCCGAGGCTATGGAACCTCAGAGGTTCAGTTAGGGCGGATTTTGCCTCAGGTTCCCCGTGATGAGTTGATTGTACAAACCAAGGTGGTTCCCACCGCCAATCCTGGGGAGTTTCGCGAGACATTCCATCAATCCCTGGCTAATCTCAAGTTGGACTATGTGGATTTGTTGGGGATTCACGGATTGAATACGCCACAACTGCTAGAGGAGACGTTACGGCCAGGGGGCTGTTTAGAGGAAGCCCAACGGCTACAGGAAGAGGGGAAGGTTCGCTATATTGGCTTTTCGACTCATGGCGCGACGGAGTTGATTGAGAGGGCGATCGCCTCGGATCAATTCGATTATGTGAATCTGCATTGGTACTATATCAATCAAGCCAATTGGTCGGCCATTGAGGCGGCGCGACACCATGATATGGGGATATTTATTATCAGTCCATCGAATAAGGGGGGATTGTTATATCAACCCTCGCCTCGGTTGGTGGAGTTATGTCAACCTCTCTCGCCGCTGGTGTTTAACAATCTTTTTTGTTTGAGTCACCCACAAGTTCATACCCTGAGTTTAGGGGCGGCCCGCCCGGCGGATTTTGATGAACATCTCAAAACCTTACCCCTGTTAGAACGTGCGGATGAGATTCTACCGCCAATTTTAGAGCGTCTGGAAACGGCGGCGATCGCCCGTTTAGGTGAAGACTGGTATTCTTCCTGGTTTAAGGGCCTGCCGGAGTATCATCAAACGCCGGGTGAGGTGAATATCCCGGTAATTCTCTGGTTACGGAACTTGGCGATCGCCTACGACATGATTGACTATGGCAAAATGCGCTATAACCTGCTGGGAAATGGCGGTCATTGGTTCCCCGGTAAGCCGGCTAAAGAGGTGAATCAGCGGTCGCTCTTACAGGTGTTACGAGACAGTCCCCACGCTCAGATTATCCCGGATCTGTTGCAGGAGACTCATCAACTCTTGGGGGGACGAGATGTGCAACGGCTATCTCAACAATAA
- a CDS encoding Glu/Leu/Phe/Val family dehydrogenase — MSQSLFADAMTRLDKALQHISISSEAIERLRYPKASLAVSIPVRLDNGELKVFQGYRVRYDDTRGPTKGGIRYHPNVSLDEVQSLAFWMTFKCAAVGIPFGGAKGGIVVNPKALSRMELERLSRGYIDAIADFIGPDTDIPAPDVYTNATIMGWMMDQYSIISRKFSPAVVTGKPTAIGGSLGRESATAMGAYFVIRNLMNRHQKLPQATTVAIQGFGNAGGMLAELLHNAGYKVVAVSDSKGAIYNPEGLDIPGVRRYQRERKQIEAVYCEGSVCNLGDRQILTNSELLTLDVDVLVPAALENQITLANAHDIKAKFIFEVANGPISSAADLILEQNGVCVVPDILVNSGGVTVSYFEWLQNRSGLYWSLEDVNQRLQTKMEAETSQIVDLAQVLSVSLRTAAYIHALKRLALAIEAKGTQQYFEKS, encoded by the coding sequence ATGTCTCAATCCCTATTTGCCGACGCCATGACTCGGCTCGATAAAGCCTTGCAGCATATCTCAATCTCGAGTGAAGCGATCGAACGATTGCGCTATCCCAAGGCAAGTCTGGCGGTTTCGATTCCTGTACGTCTCGATAATGGTGAGTTGAAAGTATTTCAGGGCTATCGGGTTCGCTACGATGACACCCGAGGCCCGACAAAAGGGGGAATTCGCTATCATCCCAATGTCAGCCTCGATGAAGTGCAATCGTTGGCGTTCTGGATGACCTTTAAATGTGCAGCGGTGGGCATTCCCTTTGGGGGAGCGAAAGGGGGAATTGTGGTCAACCCCAAAGCTCTTTCTCGAATGGAATTGGAACGATTGAGCCGAGGTTATATTGATGCGATCGCCGATTTTATTGGCCCCGATACCGATATTCCCGCCCCGGATGTATATACCAACGCCACCATTATGGGTTGGATGATGGATCAATATAGTATTATCAGCCGCAAATTTTCCCCGGCTGTGGTGACGGGGAAACCGACGGCCATTGGCGGGAGTCTGGGGCGAGAGAGTGCCACTGCCATGGGGGCCTATTTCGTCATTCGCAATTTGATGAACAGACATCAAAAACTACCCCAGGCAACAACGGTGGCCATTCAGGGGTTTGGTAATGCTGGGGGAATGTTGGCCGAGTTACTCCATAACGCCGGCTACAAGGTGGTGGCTGTGAGTGATTCCAAAGGGGCCATTTATAATCCTGAAGGTTTAGATATTCCGGGTGTACGTCGCTATCAGCGCGAGCGAAAACAGATCGAAGCGGTCTATTGTGAAGGCAGTGTTTGTAATCTAGGCGATCGGCAAATCCTCACCAACAGTGAACTCCTGACGCTGGATGTGGATGTGCTGGTTCCGGCGGCGTTGGAAAACCAAATCACTCTGGCGAATGCCCATGATATTAAGGCTAAGTTCATCTTTGAGGTGGCTAATGGGCCGATAAGTTCGGCCGCAGACTTAATTTTGGAGCAGAATGGGGTATGTGTGGTCCCTGATATTCTTGTGAACTCTGGCGGGGTGACAGTGAGTTACTTTGAGTGGCTCCAAAACCGCAGCGGACTCTATTGGAGTCTCGAAGATGTCAACCAACGCCTACAAACCAAAATGGAGGCGGAAACCTCGCAGATTGTCGATCTCGCTCAAGTCTTGAGCGTGTCACTGCGAACCGCCGCTTATATTCATGCTCTTAAACGTCTCGCCTTGGCCATTGAAGCCAAGGGAACTCAACAATACTTCGAGAAATCGTGA
- the sds gene encoding solanesyl diphosphate synthase: protein MTSVTALFSPVEDDLRVLNQNLRQLVGARHPILSAAADRLFQAGGKQLRPAIVLLVSRATVGDGDITPRHRRLAEIAEMIHTASLIHDDVLDESDVRRGIPTVHSSFGNRIAVLAGDFLFAQSSWYLANLDHLEVVKLLSQVIMDLAEGEIQQGLSHFDTDLSLEDYLHKSYYKTGSLIANSSKAAALLSGVSDELAEHIYQFGRNIGLAFQIVDDILDFTESSETLGKPAASDLRSGNLTAPALYAMDQLPQLVTLISREFAEEGDIDQAITLIHESDAISQSRELAAEHTRVAVEHLNHLPPSEAHQCLSRLADYLLSRCY from the coding sequence ATGACCTCAGTTACAGCCCTTTTTTCTCCCGTTGAAGACGACCTGCGCGTTCTCAACCAAAACCTGAGACAGCTCGTCGGAGCGCGTCATCCCATCTTGTCTGCGGCTGCTGATCGTTTATTTCAGGCGGGAGGAAAGCAACTGAGACCCGCGATCGTCCTCCTGGTTTCACGAGCCACCGTTGGCGACGGGGATATCACCCCGCGACACCGACGGCTCGCCGAAATCGCTGAAATGATCCACACCGCCAGTCTGATCCATGACGATGTCTTAGACGAATCCGACGTGCGACGGGGCATTCCCACCGTTCACAGCAGTTTTGGTAACCGCATTGCCGTCTTAGCCGGAGACTTTCTCTTTGCCCAGTCCTCCTGGTATCTGGCCAACCTAGATCACTTAGAAGTGGTGAAACTCCTCTCCCAAGTGATCATGGATTTAGCCGAAGGTGAGATCCAGCAGGGCCTCAGTCACTTTGACACCGACCTGTCCCTAGAGGACTATCTGCACAAAAGCTACTATAAAACCGGTTCTCTCATTGCCAACAGCAGTAAGGCCGCCGCCCTCCTCAGTGGTGTCAGTGACGAGTTAGCCGAACATATCTATCAGTTCGGACGCAACATCGGCCTGGCCTTCCAAATCGTCGATGACATTCTCGATTTTACTGAATCCAGTGAAACCCTAGGGAAGCCTGCCGCCTCTGACTTACGCAGCGGCAACCTAACGGCTCCGGCTCTCTATGCCATGGACCAGCTGCCGCAACTGGTGACTCTGATCAGTCGTGAATTTGCCGAAGAGGGCGATATTGACCAGGCCATTACCCTCATTCATGAGAGCGATGCCATTAGCCAGTCCCGAGAGTTAGCCGCCGAGCATACCCGAGTTGCCGTGGAGCATCTCAATCATCTGCCCCCATCGGAGGCCCATCAATGCCTCAGTCGTTTGGCCGACTACCTACTCAGCCGCTGCTACTAA
- the shc gene encoding squalene--hopene cyclase: MDRNRLQRAIQASQEYLLQQQHPDGYWWATLESNVTMLAEVILLHKIWQLEDRLPWEKAERFFRQQQRNHGGWELFRGDGGDLSTSVEAYLGLRLLGVPADDPALLKAKTFILAKGGISQTRVFTKMHLALIGAYDWRGVPSIPPWIMLLPGEGPFSIYDMSSWARGSTVPLLIVFDEKPVYRLDPHISLDELYTEGMAATSFELPRTGDWSDAFVELDNLFKWGEQLNLVPFREEGLEVAEQWVIERQEASGDWGGIIPAMLNSMLALRSLNYDIADPVVERGFEAIARFGVETDNTYWVQPCVSPVWDTAWVVRSLIESGIAPDDSRIVKGGNWLLSQQILDYGDWQVKNPTGEPGGWAFEFDNRFYPDLDDSAVVIMALNQTQLPHPEKTQAAVKRGIRWILSMQCQNGGWAAFDVDNDKDWLNALPYSDLKATIDPPTADVTARILEMAGELETDAQETPLQENSEQFEQALAYLLGEQEEDGSWFGRWGVNYIYGTSGALSALALVTPEHHRGPLERGANWLLSVQNADGGWGETCLSYDHPRFKGDGDSTASQTAWALLGLMAVAKVLDSGSGPAWREAIARGVDYLMETQQPDGTWDESWFTGTGFPSHFYLRYDYYRLYFPLLALGRYRQMS, translated from the coding sequence ATGGATAGGAACAGACTTCAACGGGCCATTCAGGCCAGCCAAGAGTATCTCTTGCAACAACAACATCCTGATGGCTATTGGTGGGCCACTCTCGAATCCAACGTTACTATGTTGGCGGAAGTGATTCTCCTCCATAAAATCTGGCAGCTTGAGGATCGCCTTCCCTGGGAAAAAGCCGAACGGTTTTTCCGACAACAGCAACGGAATCACGGCGGCTGGGAACTCTTCCGAGGGGATGGGGGTGATTTAAGTACCTCCGTTGAAGCCTATTTGGGGTTGCGGCTGTTGGGGGTTCCCGCTGATGATCCGGCGTTGCTGAAAGCTAAGACGTTTATTTTGGCTAAAGGAGGAATTAGCCAAACGCGGGTGTTTACCAAAATGCACTTGGCTCTGATTGGCGCCTATGACTGGCGAGGGGTTCCTTCAATTCCCCCTTGGATTATGCTGCTTCCAGGGGAGGGGCCTTTCAGCATTTATGATATGTCCAGTTGGGCCCGGGGCAGTACGGTTCCCCTGTTAATTGTCTTTGATGAAAAACCGGTGTACCGCCTCGACCCCCACATCAGTTTAGATGAACTCTATACAGAAGGGATGGCCGCCACCTCCTTTGAGTTACCCCGAACTGGGGACTGGAGTGATGCGTTTGTGGAATTGGACAATCTCTTTAAGTGGGGGGAACAGCTTAATTTAGTTCCTTTCCGGGAGGAGGGACTCGAGGTCGCCGAACAGTGGGTGATTGAGCGTCAGGAAGCTAGCGGGGACTGGGGAGGGATTATTCCCGCCATGCTCAATTCCATGTTGGCCCTGCGGAGTTTGAACTATGATATTGCCGACCCGGTGGTGGAACGGGGGTTTGAGGCGATCGCCCGCTTTGGGGTGGAGACGGACAACACCTATTGGGTGCAGCCTTGTGTCTCCCCCGTTTGGGATACGGCTTGGGTGGTGCGATCGCTGATCGAGTCAGGAATCGCACCGGATGACTCCCGCATTGTCAAGGGGGGCAACTGGCTCTTGAGTCAGCAAATCCTCGACTATGGGGATTGGCAGGTTAAAAACCCAACCGGCGAACCGGGAGGCTGGGCCTTTGAGTTTGACAATCGCTTTTATCCCGATTTGGATGACTCGGCGGTGGTGATTATGGCCCTCAATCAAACCCAACTCCCCCATCCTGAGAAGACCCAGGCGGCCGTGAAACGGGGCATCCGTTGGATACTGTCGATGCAATGTCAGAATGGCGGCTGGGCGGCCTTCGATGTGGACAATGATAAGGACTGGTTAAATGCTCTGCCTTACAGTGATTTGAAGGCCACCATCGACCCTCCGACTGCTGATGTGACGGCCCGCATTTTGGAAATGGCGGGAGAGTTGGAGACAGACGCGCAGGAGACTCCTTTACAGGAGAACTCCGAGCAATTTGAACAGGCGTTAGCCTATTTATTAGGGGAACAAGAGGAGGATGGCTCTTGGTTTGGTCGTTGGGGAGTCAACTACATTTATGGAACCAGTGGCGCCTTGTCGGCCTTGGCCCTGGTGACGCCAGAACACCACCGTGGGCCCCTTGAACGGGGAGCAAATTGGTTGCTGAGCGTGCAAAATGCCGATGGCGGTTGGGGGGAAACCTGTCTGAGTTATGATCATCCTCGTTTTAAGGGAGACGGAGATAGCACCGCCTCCCAAACCGCTTGGGCCCTACTGGGGTTGATGGCGGTGGCCAAGGTGTTAGACTCGGGGTCTGGTCCGGCTTGGCGCGAGGCGATCGCCCGGGGAGTGGACTATTTAATGGAGACTCAACAGCCGGATGGAACCTGGGACGAGTCATGGTTTACGGGAACGGGTTTTCCCAGTCATTTCTATCTACGCTATGACTATTATCGTCTCTATTTTCCCCTGTTGGCGTTGGGACGGTATCGCCAGATGTCCTAG
- the gshB gene encoding glutathione synthase translates to MKFAFILDPLASLDPGHDTTVAFMEAVQHLGHEVWTTQANQLGVVDGVAYSWLSPVTLTPVEKHDGHWQAANPWYEVESPIWQPLEAMDAVLMRTDPPVNVPYLYTTYILDYVNPDKTLVLNHPRGLRTANEKMYALQFPEAIPETIVTRDKAVVREFVQRRQKAILKPLGGKAGEGIFMIQVGDFNLNSLVELSTLGDVPVMVQQYLPEAKEGDKRIILLDGDPIGAVNRIPTGEEFRGNMAVGGRVAKAEITEREQEICRQVAPKLRQDGLYFVGIDVIGGYLTEVNVTSPTGVREIDLLDDVRLGETVVNWMCDRIQHLPHRN, encoded by the coding sequence GTGAAATTTGCCTTCATCCTCGACCCCCTAGCCAGCCTCGACCCCGGTCACGACACCACCGTCGCCTTCATGGAGGCCGTCCAACATCTCGGTCATGAAGTCTGGACCACCCAAGCCAATCAATTAGGAGTCGTGGATGGAGTGGCCTATAGTTGGCTGTCTCCCGTCACCCTAACCCCCGTCGAAAAGCATGACGGTCATTGGCAGGCCGCTAACCCCTGGTATGAGGTTGAATCCCCCATTTGGCAACCCCTCGAAGCCATGGATGCGGTGTTAATGCGAACGGACCCGCCGGTGAATGTGCCGTACCTCTACACCACCTATATCCTGGACTATGTGAACCCTGACAAAACCTTGGTTCTCAACCATCCCCGAGGCTTACGCACCGCCAACGAGAAGATGTACGCCTTGCAGTTTCCCGAGGCAATTCCCGAAACCATCGTCACTCGGGATAAAGCGGTCGTTCGTGAGTTTGTGCAACGCCGCCAAAAAGCCATCCTCAAGCCTTTGGGGGGGAAAGCCGGGGAAGGGATTTTTATGATTCAGGTGGGGGACTTTAACCTCAACTCCTTGGTGGAACTGAGTACCCTTGGGGATGTTCCGGTGATGGTGCAGCAATATCTCCCGGAAGCCAAAGAAGGAGATAAACGGATTATCCTGTTGGATGGCGACCCCATTGGCGCCGTTAATCGCATTCCCACGGGGGAGGAGTTCCGGGGAAATATGGCCGTGGGGGGACGGGTGGCTAAGGCGGAAATTACTGAACGAGAACAGGAGATTTGTCGGCAAGTTGCCCCCAAACTGCGGCAAGATGGATTGTACTTTGTGGGCATTGATGTGATTGGTGGCTATTTAACTGAAGTCAATGTCACCAGTCCTACGGGGGTGCGGGAGATTGACCTCCTCGATGACGTGCGCTTAGGGGAGACCGTGGTGAACTGGATGTGCGATCGCATTCAACACTTACCCCATCGAAACTAG
- the clpP gene encoding ATP-dependent Clp endopeptidase proteolytic subunit ClpP, which produces MIPTVIEQSGRGERYFDIYSRLLRERIIFLGEQVTPELANRIVAQLLVLEAEDPEQDIYLYINSPGGAVSAGMGIFDTMNHVRPDVCTICLGLAASMGAFLLSSGQPGKRMSLPHSRIMIHQPLGGAQGQATDIEIRAKEILYIKNRLNHYLAQQTGQPLEKLQEDTERDFFMSAEEAKNYGLIDHVIERSPSASRPVSVES; this is translated from the coding sequence ATGATACCCACCGTAATCGAACAGTCCGGGCGCGGCGAACGCTATTTTGACATCTACTCACGGCTTTTGCGTGAGCGTATCATTTTTCTGGGGGAACAAGTCACCCCTGAGTTGGCCAACCGTATCGTGGCCCAACTCCTCGTGCTAGAAGCCGAAGATCCCGAACAGGATATTTACCTCTATATCAATTCCCCCGGCGGTGCGGTGTCTGCCGGGATGGGTATCTTCGACACCATGAATCATGTACGCCCCGATGTTTGCACCATCTGCCTCGGCTTAGCCGCCAGTATGGGTGCGTTCTTACTCAGTTCTGGACAACCTGGGAAGCGCATGAGCCTGCCTCATTCTCGCATCATGATTCACCAACCCCTCGGCGGTGCTCAAGGACAGGCTACCGATATTGAGATTCGAGCCAAAGAAATTCTCTACATCAAGAATCGCCTCAATCACTATTTAGCGCAACAAACGGGACAACCCCTAGAGAAGTTGCAAGAAGACACCGAACGAGACTTTTTTATGTCGGCTGAGGAAGCCAAAAACTATGGCTTAATTGACCATGTCATTGAACGCAGTCCCTCTGCGAGTCGTCCGGTTTCCGTGGAGTCTTAA